GAGACCCTCGTCGATCCGGTCGCGGTGGGTGCGAAACGACAGGACGCAGATGCGGAGGACGAAGCTCCCGCGGAGCACCGTTCCCGAGAGGTGGACGCGCTGGCGCGCGTTGACCCGTTCGAGCAGCTGACGATTCAGCCGGTTCGAGCTTTCGGTGTCGAGGCCGCGCCTCAGGACGCGGAAGGCCACCACCGAAAGCTGCGGCTCGGCCACGATCTCGATTTCCGGCAGGCGACGCAGCTCGGCGCTGACATGCTGCGCGAGGTCGAGCTTCTCGTCGAGGGCACGACGGAAGGCCGCGAGCCCGTGGAGCTTGATCGGCAGCCAGACGCGCAGGCCGCGGTAGGCCCGCGAGAGCTCGGGCGAGATCTCGCAGAAGTCGACGAAGCCCTCCTCCTGCTGCATCGGCGGCAGATAGTCCGCCCCCACCGCGTGGGCACGGCGCAGCAGCTCGGCGTCGCGGACCAGCAGCGCGCCGGTGCCATAGGGAAGAAAGAGCCCCTTGTGGGGATCGAGCACGACCGAGTCGGCGCGCTCGACTCCCGCGAGGGCCGCCCGACCGCGTGCGGTGAGCAGGAAGAACCCGCCGTAGGCCGCGTCGACGTGGAACCAGAGCCGCTCCTCGGCACAGAGCCCCGCGAGCGCGACGAGGTCGTCGACCGCCCCGGTGTTCGTCGTGCCCGCATTGCCGCAGACGAGGAACGGCGTGAAGCCCGCCGCGCGGTCTGCCGCAACGCGGTCGGCGAGCTCGCCGACCCGCACGCGGAAGCGCTCGTCGGAGGGGATCGCCCGCACGTTCTCGAACGGGAAGCCCGCCAGCGAGGCGGCCTTCGCGACGGCATGATGCGT
This genomic window from Holophagales bacterium contains:
- a CDS encoding decarboxylase — protein: MERLLDEVGRRVVGHLASLATQPAADVGGAADLARALAEPVPPEYGRPVAEILDLLFERAIPKSFNTAGPGYVAYIPGGGIFTSAMAELIAAATNRYVGVWQASPALVQLETNVVRWLCGLAGLPAASGGYLATGGSLATFTALVAARRDRLPADFLRGTLYVSDQTHHAVAKAASLAGFPFENVRAIPSDERFRVRVGELADRVAADRAAGFTPFLVCGNAGTTNTGAVDDLVALAGLCAEERLWFHVDAAYGGFFLLTARGRAALAGVERADSVVLDPHKGLFLPYGTGALLVRDAELLRRAHAVGADYLPPMQQEEGFVDFCEISPELSRAYRGLRVWLPIKLHGLAAFRRALDEKLDLAQHVSAELRRLPEIEIVAEPQLSVVAFRVLRRGLDTESSNRLNRQLLERVNARQRVHLSGTVLRGSFVLRICVLSFRTHRDRIDEGLADLRAALAEV